The window aTTTAATGtgtatttaattaattgaggaAGTTTcttataattagaaaattatttaaaatttattcgCAATTTTTAgtataatgattaagtaaatGAATTgagaacaaaataaataaaaaaagcagGGAAAATTTAGAAAGATTTAAGAACATGGAGCCCTAACGCTTCGTATTTCAGCTTTTATAAATGTAATAGATAGATTCCATTTGTTTTTCGTTGTAGTAATTAGAAGTAAACAAAAATTTGTCTCGAATTCATCTTTAAAGATCTATAGATAGAGATCGCAATAACAAGGGCAATTAACTGATCCGTCTCTAAAATTTTTTGACGGATAATTGACTTTTAAATGCATAATATAGTCTGAATAATTCATTTGTGTTGTACTGACCATGCCAACACCCTTAACTAGTCAATAAATACTCAGTGGCATCATGGCTAGAGTTTTGCTCAAGCCAAGTTATGGTCTTTCTAGGGCCAAATATGGCTTcaatatgtaaattttttcgATATTGTTAGGATGATCTTGGGGAGGCCTGATCTACGTACCATCAGTACTAAAACCATGTAAAGCTCGAGATGAGCTCTATGAGCCATGAACGGTAGCTATGGGAAGAGATCTAATTAATATAGTCCCATGGTGCAATAGGATTAATAGTaagaattaaatattttaaattcgatCATTGGAGAGACAATGGAGAAAGTTTAGGGAGTAAATTATCTCAAAATTTGAGGCGCACTTGTCCTTAGCCCCGTTAAGTATGAGATAGTCTTATATGTACCGTGTAACGGGTATATCACGTGAAAATATCACAAGTCAATATAGTTTCTAATTCTTCTTGCTTTTTagtaatatcataaaaaaatactattgacaaggataatttttttatctgatGACACCAGTTTCACATGATATACCAATTACATATAAgacatttaattatttatattttcctaTTATGAATGTAGCCAAACACACTGCACAACACCCCAAAATGACCAAGTATAATTTTCCTTGGGAGGATCTCTCATCTTCCTTCGGAAGGCATCATCAACCTCCTCTCAATATGACGATATTATTGGGACTATCATATCCCGCTCttatgtaatttaatttctttttgggATTTCCGCGCCCTatctcaccaaaaaaaaaagtaaaaaaagacTTGAGTATAATCATTGACAtgtttaagaaaaattaaaatttgatctTAACCATTAAGTGAGTTGAGCCATCATAATATTTTAGTAAGATTTTTCATGCTCTTCTATTTCTCCTTTCATCGTATATTACGTAGAATCATAGATTTCCCTTATAGtcaataaaaagaagaaaagaaagtgtaGAGTTAGCTCCATCTGTCACAAAAAAAGGAATGGGAATCCTAAAAAGACAAACAAAAGTTGCAATCAATTCTTTTTCAAGGGGACCAATTCTTTGGTCCTTCTAAATGTTCACTTCTCTTGACGCCCACAAAATTTGGAGGGTCGGGTCAAGTTCGTCGTCTCCCATGTTCCCCAACTGCATGGTCTTTCTAAAAATAGTTAAACATACAATTTTATTGTGCGAAATTTGTTATCGAGAATCCTTCGAATCAATGTTGCTGTATAAGTGCCTCTCATTACTTTTACAATTAAGAAAGTGGCTCTATGAAAGGAGGCTATGCCGATTATATAGCACAAATCTTTTATAGATTAACGAgatgattttgatttgattaagGTTGTCAGTTATAAGTAGAACTAGAAGTATTAGTTGTCACCTCTTTATCTTTGTGTTCTAGATTAATTTCATAGGGTGTAGGATTTGAGCAATTAGCAGCTAATCTCTGCTCTCTGCTCTTCCCCCACAGAACACTGTACAGTCCTCCAACCAGCAAAACTCCACCTAAAATactgttaaaaaaaaagaagaaacggATTAAATGagatcaaataaattaataaacaaacaaataaattataaaataaatatatgtacattGAGCTACTTTAACATGTATATTTGAACTAATAGTGATCAAGGTCTTATACGTCGGTACCTCCCGAGTGTTATGATTTCGTGTAGTACGACTGCGGAGAAAAAAAGGGTGATGACGAGTGACAGAGGAGTCGACATGGCTAGAAAAACCGGGCCTCTCTTCTCAATAACCCACGTCTGGAGGTAATATGTAACCCCAGTCACTACTATTCCCTATAAGGAAATTgggtaaaaataaaaagaaaataattaaccCAACGATTAACTTTATAAGTTATATgtgaaaaagggaaaatgagaTGGGGCGGAGCAGGATTCTGTTCCAGCGGGGGCAAAGTAAAGACTTGACAAACATAATTTATTCCAGCGGGGGCAAAATAATAacttaacatatatattacagggcaaaatcatgaaaatttattatttttggggGCAAACtttaaagaaattgaaaatttgttgGGTCTGTAATTCTTGTAATAGCAATGTTGACTTTTCGGTTCACACAATTCAGAGGCAAATTGCCCCCCTGGCATTGATGTGGCTCCGCCACTGACTGTagaatctttttcttttttttttcagtgaatAGATGTTGAATCTTTATCTTGGCTAACTCTCTGTCTTCTGAATTTTCTAGatatttattagaaatttctgcaaaaataatttttttttatcaattttgcgaagaaatattatataattttaatatccCTAATAGGTTTCtttaaaaagaagaatttcTCGATGATGCAACTGCCCAAAACACGGGGCTTTGTATAGttaattgtaaatataaaaGCCGAAGAACGAGAGTCCAATTTGATAAGCCTTTTTTTCCAGACTCTTCTGATTTTTTggttattttaattaatcctAATTAAATTCTATGATACTTTAATggttatattaaaaattattaaaataaacaaaacgatTTTTCCTGATAAAACTGAAAATTTTGAACAACTTCTAAATAAAATCTCGAATATTAGTTTTATTCTAAACTGGCTTAATACATCACAGGCCTATACCGAtttgttaaaaattaattgataaaaaattatgaaatattagtaaatcataaaaaaaaaatgaaagtagaAGGATGGGGAAGTGATATGATTACACAATATGCGACTGAGAGAAGCCTGATATTCCAACCGAGTCTCCACTCGTGAGGGTCTCTGGCAAAAGGAATTGCAATGATGAATGATTGTACTGAGCTCAGGAAACACTGCAGAGTTGTGAGCCGAAGTTTTGATTCGTAACTTTTCATGACTTTTCCCTGCCAAAAATTATAGTTAAgaacaaaaattattaataatattataattaaggtCGATAAGTATTACTATACAATATAATAAGATCGAGAAGTATTAATAATCGGAAATTAATCTCGACAATTCTGTAATCAAATCCTATTAATGAATAATTGGAATGCATGCACAGCTGCGAATGATCGCATCAATATTACGCATGCATGTTTACCCGATCTCATAGTCCATCATgtcattttttaaatgaaaaggGAACGCTTACATTGACATATCGTATCTTTATTTAGAAGTGGGTCACTTAATTGGGCTAAGATATGACAAGGGACCGTCTGCTTATTGAAATCCACAAATTATTCAACGACGTACAATCAACAGGGGCCTCACGAATAAGATACATAGCTAGGTGATCAGTTGGTGTACCGGCCAACACGACCGTCCATAAAATGAGTTTTTCAGTCCCAGCGTCCTTGATAGGGATTACAAACCAAAGCCCGTTAATAGAAAGGCATTCCAATATGGGGGAGGAAActcaattaatatatatactcttacaaattaaaaactcatattatgaataaatatatatttcagggcgtcttctccttttccttttcttaattAAGTGAGATGGCTAATTGTTCCTGGCCGTGAAATATTTCCAATTTGAACCCGGACATTGCAGATAAAAAATCACACAATGACAGCGTATTATTAGCTAGTCGTATCGCATGTTGTGGTTCCTTCTCCATTTTAAGTTTGTTGGTTACATATGAATGAGATGTTTGGtattgtgtgtgtgtgtatatatgtgtgcgggTGTCTGTGTGTACCTGCAAGACAAGCCAAAGAGCCCAGAGGGTGTTGGAGCTAAGCATTAGGAAACAGCCTTTGATCCAAGCCCTGCCTGAGGAAACATGGGATTGGTAAGTTTGATGATCATGGTGGAGGTGATGGTGGTGGGACCAGAGGCTGAAGTGTGGGCCCTTGTAGAAGGCCAAGGTTGCTGCTCCTCCCAAGCACACTCCTACTCCTGCTAGCTTTGCCATCCCAGTTACTGCTCCCAGCTCCAGCGATTCCATCCTGCCATCCAACACACATGcactcacacacacacatatttccctttaatttattttcttgctacaaaaaaaaaagtaaattttgtaaaatcaatgaagaaatatatagCAGAGAGCTTATTCATTCTTTgtcctattatatatatatatatatatctattcaTTCTATCTTCTTCAAAGAAAATCTCTAGTTTCCAATGAAAATTATAGATGATATCGATGCGGAAGCCCCGTTGAacctgatatatatatatataggatttGGAAGTGGAACGGAATGTTAGAATTTTCAAGGACAAAAATGTTGTGCAAAGTGCTCTTGTATAGACTGTGGATATATAAATAAGATagcgtgatttttttttcatgaattaattatcttttgagattggattttttttttttgagattgACCTATTTTGGGTGAACAAATATTGCCAATATTTTTTCCGCCGAAACTGAGTTAGATTTAACGGACAAATGGTCATCAGAATATGaagttttttaataaataaaactctGTTGAAGTGGTCCTCCCATCTTCCAAGTATGAAGATAAAATGTTCATTAATTGCCTTGCGCCATTTTCAAGTGGACCGCAATATAGAATAGAGGTTCATCACACTTGTACTTGTGGTTCTTTCGAATGTCCAAGGCCTCATTTCTTTTCCCtgggaaaattacaaaaactaGCTTTGTACATGCTTGAAAGTTACAAAACGAAATTGCAAGAGAGCAAATACGTATAGATgcttttccttaatttataGGTAAAAGAGAGCTACCGAATTTGCAAAATGTCGAAATGCATGTTACTGTGGACTATGGAGAAATATTCAAGAATGAAAGTAGCATTAGATAGAAGTGGATAATTTTCTCTTATTAAAGAGAAGAATATAATTAAACTACGAGATGTggtataatttatataaattgatgAGTTCAAGTGGCCGGAGTTTATCTGCACGACAGagattcataatttttctaaCAATGTAATAGTACCTGAAAGAAAGAGCCAAGAAGAAGGTAATAACAGGGAGGCAGTTCGCAGTTGCAGCGGCCAAAGTCGCGGATGTGTAGATTAGTGCTATTCCATATAAGTCTAGGCATGCTGTGATTCTgagatttataaaaaaaattaatttgaaaatatgagtagttaaaatttatatgttcaatatttttttctaataatagAAAATGATAATCAAGATTTAGCAAGCTTGGGATTACGGACATACCCAAACAAGGAGAGCATGAAAATCTTGAAGAAGGTCATGACGGATAATGGAGGAGCATTTTCCCTTTTCCAGCcgcccccaaaaaaaagaaaaagaaagaaaagagagaggatTACATACCCATTGATTTACATACTAAAATGATGGTACCGTAAATCAAATGTCGTACCATTCGAAGTAGTATGCGAGAGGGGCCAATAAAATGGTGGCCGCAGCTTGTCGGTAGAACACAAACACGAAAGTGTTCATGCCGAGATCGAACGCGACCTTCGAGAGCAGGAACATCCCGGCATATATCGCCTGGATCAGCACGACAGCGAGATAAGGTTTCTTTCCTTGGCGAGTTGGCGAGTCCATTCCTTTGAGTTCGATGACTTCTCTCTGAAGTTCTTCGGGTCTGTCTTTCACATGTATTGCCAAGCTAAAGCATTTGCCAGTCATCACAAGGTCCTGCATGTATATGCTTCCTAtatatcatctatatatatacatatgtatatatcataaGTTCACGGACTCGCACAGAAAgagaaaggaagagagagagatgtaaATGTGTGGTTAACACTTAACATAGAAGCTGATATTTTCTggtttgatatatatatatattttttttgattGATTGTATAGAAGGTGATATTTAGTGCAAGGGACCTTTCATATATACGTACATACTAATTCAAGTACatgtctttttattttggggTAATTAAACACGAAGAGCAATAGCccaatacatacatacatacatatatatatatatattcggtgaattacatatatatgttttagaTATAGTATATATCCACTGCATATAGTTGGTTTCATGTATGAGTATGACCATGCAGATAACCTAAATTTCTGTAAACCTCTAATAGATTCAATCGGATTCCTAATTATCAAATGTTATTTATCTATTAATAGTAGAACATATATTTGATCTGTTTGAAATGCTTTATATACTTACCAAATAATATtagtagatatatatatatatatatatatatttggcttCATAATTATCTTATTCAACATGCATTGCGTAACCTagctaccgaaaaaaaaagcatgcattgcgtatttattttaaacaccattatcaaatttatttcaaataatttctaatatgcaaatttgattttgctaatttttcttgaaataatGTTTTGTAATATTCTCactttcaaatattaaattattgttctaattcacccaaaaaagttaaattattattcttttatgtGATCATAATCTCACAGAATTAGTGTAGTTGCAACAATTTTCTAGAAATTATGTGTATAagctttaattattttcttaataaaaatgaCATTGTTAAGTGACAGCTTTTTTGGCCAAgtaactaatttttttatttaatatgcaCTATATACTGAGTTAACCTCCAATATAATACCGGATATGTTACATATCTTCAATTTAGACATAGAAGTTTTGTTTTGCTCAACTTTTTcaaaatagtaaaattcaaaatttttattttcaaatcttaatttttaaatttttacatatgagaaattcatataatttggcttgtcataatttatatatatgccaaATTATTGAATTCTAAATGAAAATCACTCTCatattcatttttataattatttattgtaCATACActtaattagaaatttcaaATAGATTTTTAATATGCATTTtaatacttttaaaaaaattattctaatgatcattttcataattatatattgcaGAAATGCTCTGTCAGTTTGTTTTAATAGATTTTGTTAGTATTCACTTGGatgttttatatattatatcaatatatacagaaccataattttaataatattacatTTATCAACCTCTTTTATTACAAAAGCAACCAATTTTACTATGTAACTAGTTTTGAATCGTGTGCATTGCACGGatttatttatacataattattcaaAAGTTTTAAAGATGAATTCCCTCCTTATGAACCATAAGGAATCTCTATAATTGATTTCTAATTTTGAAcaattatttctaaaatatacGATCATagacaaataatataatattaactgGTTTATAGTTTGCAACTAATTCATATATTCAATGAGCATTACGTATTTGTTTAATCATTTGTACATTATGTGAAatcattatataaattaagttTAAATagataatttgatttttcaactttttaaataattttatatgatatttCTATTATCATATGCTaaacttttattaaatatttcatgtaTTTCTTAttactctttctttttattccaATTTATATTCTTCTTTTGTAGAGATATTACACCGATAATAGCTAAtgctttcttttatatttgtaGAAGTTCATCTTGCCCTATTTTATATCCATAGAATATTATCACATTATTTTTAGGAAAATATTCTATTTATTACtattagaataattaattttcaagtaaTAAAAAAAGGTCGAGGTGGCATTTCGTGATTGGTCGCAATTTTATGCGGTCTATTCTATACCGACAGATGATGAAGTTGATATATAGGACTCACCTAGAGAAGGACTCATGAAGCTATAGCCgaagaagagagggggaaATAATTGTTTTTATGGTAGATGCAATCAGAAAGGCCCCCACAAGATTTATGGGTTGAGCTGTGATTGGATCGGAAGGGGCAGAAGGGGGCGATTGGACATGGAAGGGGCTTTCTCCTCTGAGTGGTGGTCATACTGGTGTGTGGATCGATATATACGTGGAACTTTGGCTTGTCGGGAGTGGAGCGGATACTCAGCTATCGGTGACAGACGGTAGCAGGAAGGTAGGCCTACAAGGAGTGGCGGGACGGCAGAGAAAAGACGTAGTGGGTGGCCATCCCTCACGAAAAGGCACTAtaagagaaaaaatgaaaCGGAGAGGGGAAAATTGGAGAGAAGGCCTAAAAGGAGTGACATGGTTTCATGTCACTTTCTCCTGTCTAAAGAGAGGTATATCTATGGTGGATTAGGAGTTCCAATGTTAGCTTCACACTTTTCTAAGGGTTATTATAGATTATTGCAATTCATATTATGCCTGATTTACCTTCTTTTTGctaaaaataatattcatgTCGTCCTCAtttaaaatacttaatttaaatcttttttttttataactcaTGAATATGTCATTAATAAGGAGGtctaacaaataaaaagacCACAAAAAGAGACAAGGGACAAGATCTCCATCAGAGAGAATAGAGATCAACAACAAagcaaaaaatcaaaaaacaTGAAGCGGAAAACGTGGAGAAGGGGATAGGAGGATTACAAGTAAATAAATCATATCCAAGTAACAAAATCAGAGATTCTATTCACTCCTGATTTAGCAAACTAATCCGCAAAGTCGTTCGATTCCCTCGGAGAGTGTTGGTACCGAAGCTGAGCAAAGTGACAAGAAGAGAGCTGAATATCAGTGAAGAAGTTTCGATACTTCCATGGAGAACAGCCAGGTTTCTTGATCCAGGAGATAACATTCTTAGAATCTGATTCGATGATGAAGGAAAAGCCAAAGAGAGCTGTATTTGATGCTGAAAGCTGGAGAGCTCTTCTAATGGCTTGCAGCTCAGCAAGGTTCGGATCAATAATATCTGAGGGGGAAGAGAAAATACAGATGACACAACCCTTGGAGTCTCTAAGGACACCACCAATGCCCGAAGGGCCTGGTTTACCTATAGAGGAGTCATCTATGTTCCATTTAAGCCAACCAACCGGAGGAGCAGACCAAGATATCTGGGGGCGGGACTTTGCAGGATTCAACCATCTATGAATCCCTTTCGATGACCAAGAGAGATCGACCACATAATAAGGGAAGTCATCAAGGATTGCCCTCATCCAAGTAGCTAGGCGCAAGAAGTTGATATCCACAAGATTATCAAAAACAACCACCTTAGATTTGAATATGCTATTATTCCTTGCAAGCCAGATGGACCATATAATAGCATACGACAGTGCAGTCCATTTCTTCCTCTGAAATTTACCACATATTGATTGAGACCCCTGACAAAAGTGAGAGGAGAAGTCATCTGCAAGACACCAGCTGAGACCACACCATGATAAGAAAAAACGCCAGACTTTCCAACAGAAGGAATAATGcagaaataaattatttgcaTTCTCAGTATTACAATCACATAGTGGGCAGTTAAGTTGGTTCGAGCTAAGCAGACCTTTTCTTGAAAGAACATCCCTTATGTTGACTTTTTTGTGGAAAGCCAACCACGTAAAAAAATTCGAATTTCGGTGGAGCTTAACCGGACCAAGCCATAGAGAAAGAAGTGCCCGATCTCTCCAAAGAAGAAGGATTAGAAAGGAGTCGACAAAATGACTTCACCGAGAACTCTTCTGCAACCGATGGCCTCCAAACAAACTTGTCAGGAGAGTCCTGGTATAATTTGCAGGAATCAAGTAGAAGGACAAGGCTATCCAGCGTACTCGACTCCCAGTCAAAAAGGTTCCGCCTCCAAGTGAAGATCCAACGCCAACTTGATTGCTCCCAAAAACCCATCATGAACATAGGCGTTTTTATTGAGAGAAATAGTGAAAAGTCTAGGAAAACAATCTCTGAGAGGAGATTCACCCAACCAAGGATCTAGCCAAAATTTGGTTTTTTGACCGTTCCCTATTAAGATCAATAGGTTCGAGGAAAAAGCATGGCGAACATGAGGAACAGATGAACAAGAATGGAAAATGGAGG of the Punica granatum isolate Tunisia-2019 chromosome 6, ASM765513v2, whole genome shotgun sequence genome contains:
- the LOC116211299 gene encoding WAT1-related protein At5g64700-like isoform X1, translated to MQDLVMTGKCFSLAIHVKDRPEELQREVIELKGMDSPTRQGKKPYLAVVLIQAIYAGMFLLSKVAFDLGMNTFVFVFYRQAAATILLAPLAYYFEWENAPPLSVMTFFKIFMLSLFGITACLDLYGIALIYTSATLAAATANCLPVITFFLALSFRMESLELGAVTGMAKLAGVGVCLGGAATLAFYKGPHFSLWSHHHHLHHDHQTYQSHVSSGRAWIKGCFLMLSSNTLWALWLVLQGKVMKSYESKLRLTTLQCFLSSVQSFIIAIPFARDPHEWRLGWNIRLLSVAYCGIVVTGVTYYLQTWVIEKRGPVFLAMSTPLSLVITLFFSAVVLHEIITLGSILGGVLLVGGLYSVLWGKSREQRLAANCSNPTPYEINLEHKDKEVTTNTSSSTYN
- the LOC116211299 gene encoding WAT1-related protein At5g64700-like isoform X2; protein product: MQDLVMTGKCFSLAIHVKDRPEELQREVIELKGMDSPTRQGKKPYLAVVLIQAIYAGMFLLSKVAFDLGMNTFVFVFYRQAAATILLAPLAYYFEWENAPPLSVMTFFKIFMLSLFGMESLELGAVTGMAKLAGVGVCLGGAATLAFYKGPHFSLWSHHHHLHHDHQTYQSHVSSGRAWIKGCFLMLSSNTLWALWLVLQGKVMKSYESKLRLTTLQCFLSSVQSFIIAIPFARDPHEWRLGWNIRLLSVAYCGIVVTGVTYYLQTWVIEKRGPVFLAMSTPLSLVITLFFSAVVLHEIITLGSILGGVLLVGGLYSVLWGKSREQRLAANCSNPTPYEINLEHKDKEVTTNTSSSTYN
- the LOC116211299 gene encoding WAT1-related protein At5g64700-like isoform X3, translated to MQDLVMTGKCFSLAIHVKDRPEELQREVIELKGMDSPTRQGKKPYLAVVLIQAIYAGMFLLSKVAFDLGMNTFVFVFYRQAAATILLAPLAYYFEWENAPPLSVMTFFKIFMLSLFGITACLDLYGIALIYTSATLAAATANCLPVITFFLALSFRMESLELGAVTGMAKLAGVGVCLGGAATLAFYKGPHFSLWSHHHHLHHDHQTYQSHVSSGRAWIKGCFLMLSSNTLWALWLVLQGKVMKSYESKLRLTTLQCFLSSVQSFIIAIPFARDPHEWRLGWNIRLLSVAYCYFRWSFAGWRTVQCSVGEEQRAEISC